A DNA window from Anastrepha obliqua isolate idAnaObli1 chromosome 5, idAnaObli1_1.0, whole genome shotgun sequence contains the following coding sequences:
- the LOC129247995 gene encoding regulation of nuclear pre-mRNA domain-containing protein 2, with protein MSADTFDEDFFETRLEALKDTQEGIQQMSAWCLQQRTHHKKIVTCWLNVFKRVRVEHRLTLFYLANDVIQNSKRKRYEFVESWATALQRATTMVRDEKVKGKILRIFSIWEQREIYSEEYLSDLCGLLNINPPKKSQSVASDSSDDYTNGPLITNIRECVELSLATDNSFKKLPKAPNCDIESIKQQIKDKSHSDDIEKEIERYTTYAEAYSKHLQAEIRSRKAVLTNLDTAIKFYSNQRGEVKVVVSAYKNFGSRIKLVKKKLDEITPNLPSPIPSPDINAPSPEPDADLPLPDDQSPISINLFKNSINGYSSYLDGKLPFDINDFKSDDNPSTKSSQPIEVIGSRSDDESYSSGTEYYKPEPLTGYSSSSSIAIPGLNPLPVPPVESGYTSLARSAQQYGGLLPPPNTSLFGGNNGLHHDYNPNYTPDSGYHGGGGVAAVGGNTGPGGQPLMPPPPIPNLNLLDNVNGNNCIGGTARPPNNGSDEFNSSWNINLTWSSLDSSNISNSSYTGDSLDTPVSPPHFDRESSSGGGATIEYSEQLTSNVLISQQDVDHRQLHLPAFDAPSVDLGVKLGLSKEKTRQLDIDHRNLISLTGSPGGNDSDKKSWLSQDQSFLGNTTGDVDYRALQVPVLASTDMSSPLGLMAPPPPSLQKKTNSPQKSNASSSSDKEDSGSARYDPSDMVIDMDMSDEDLDDILREVNEQQSDQLDSSQQSIGSGDATLDGSKDLIEEEQLGAAGTRPALLETPPEYVPQPVWDGSQLGQMPMPSYEPQNIGMSMEMQQQQQQQEMWNQTPWHNGGNGRGGVPPPPRPPFPLPFGNFPMNANYRGGRGGPGWGNSPQQNQFRNERFPRPQRGGPYFNRGGRGGGMRGGFRGKFRGNPAWI; from the exons ATGAGTGCGGACACTTTTGATgaagatttttttgaaacacGCCTGGAGGCGCTTAAAGATACACAGGAAGGCATACAACAGATGTCGGCATGGTGTCTACAACAACGTACACACCACAAGAAGATTGTGACCTGTTGGTTGAATGTGTTTAAAAGAG TGCGAGTTGAACACCGACTCACTCTATTCTATTTGGCAAACGATGTCATACAGAATAGCAAAAGGAAACGATATGAGTTTGTTGAAAGTTGGGCCACAGCCCTGCAACGTGCAACGACAATGGTGAG GGACGAGAAGGTAAAGGGAAAAATTTTGCGTATATTCAGCATTTGGGAGCAGCGCGAGATTTATAGCGAAGAATATCTAAGCGATTTATGTGGTTTGCTaaatataaatccaccaaaGAAATCCCAATCTGTGGCATCCGATTCATCAGATGATTACACG AACGGCCCACTCATTACCAACATACGCGAATGTGTCGAGCTCTCTTTGGCGACGGATAACAGTTTTAAAAAGCTGCCTAAAGCGCCTAATTGTGATATCGAAAGcattaaacaacaaataaagGATAAAAGTCATTCAGAtgatattgaaaaagaaattgaacgATATACCACATACGCTGAGGCATACAGTAAGCATTTGCAAGCGGAAATTCGTAGCCGCAAAGCAGTGTTGACCAATCTGGACACAGCCATCAAATTCTATTCTAATCAGCGTGGCGAAGTAAAGGTTGTCGTTAGC GCTTACAAAAATTTTGGCAGTCGCATAAAACTTGTCAAAAAGAAACTGGATGAAATCACACCAAACTTGCCTAGTCCTATACCGTCGCCTGACATAAATGCACCGTCACCGGAACCAGATGCCGATCTGCCACTGCCCGATGACCAATCACCGATCTCAATT AAtctctttaaaaattcaatcaatggCTACTCAAGTTATTTAGACGGAAAGTTACCATTCGatataaatgattttaagagcGACGATAACCCGTCAACCAAATCAA GTCAGCCAATCGAAGTAATAGGTTCACGATCCGACGATGAGAGCTATAGCTCCGGTACGGAGTACTACAAACCTGAACCCTTAACCGGTTAttcaagcagcagcagcattgcCATACCAGGTTTGAACCCTCTGCCTGTGCCGCCAGTTGAATCGGGATACACCTCACTCGCACGTTCTGCCCAACAGTACGGCGGTTTATTGCCTCCACCAAACACATCGCTATTTGGCGGAAACAATGGGTTACATCACGATTACAACCCTAATTACACTCCCGATAGCGGTTAtcatggtggtggtggtgttgctgctgttggtggCAATACGGGACCAGGTGGACAACCGTTAATGCCACCACCGCCTataccaaatttaaatttattagacAACGTCAATGGCAACAATTGTATTGGTGGGACGGCACGGCCTCCCAATAACGGCAGTGATGAATTTAATTCTTCGTGGAATATTAATTTGACGTGGTCATCATTGGATAGTTCCAATATATCAAATTCCTCTTACACTGGTGACAGCTTAGATACGCCCGTTTCGCCGCCACATTTTGACCGCGAATCCAGTAGCGGCGGTGGCGCCACTATTGAATACAGCGAGCAGCTCACGAGCAATGTTTTAATATCTCAGCAAGATGTTGACCATCGGCAACTACATTTGCCCGCTTTCGATGCGCCCAGTGTGGATTTAGGTGTTAAATTAGGTCTGAGTAAAG AAAAAACACGCCAACTGGATATCGAccatagaaatttaatttcgctAACCGGCTCACCGGGTGGCAATGATAGCGACAAGAAATCTTGGCTCTCACAAGACCag AGTTTCCTCGGGAATACAACTGGCGATGTGGACTATCGTGCTTTACAGGTGCCTGTTTTAGCGTCAACGGATATGTCATCACCACTTGGC TTGATGGCACCGCCACCTCCTAGCTTGCAGAAGAAGACAAATTCTCCACAGAAAAGCAATGCCA gcTCTTCTTCGGACAAGGAGGATTCTGGTAGTGCTCGCTACGATCCCTCCGACATGGTTATCGACATGGACATGTCCGATGAGGACCTCGATGATATTTTAAGAG AGGTGAATGAGCAACAAAGTGATCAGCTCGACAGTTCGCAGCAATCCATAGGCAGTGGTGATGCAACACTTGATGGATCCAAGGACCTAATCGAGGAAGAACAATTAGGTGCAGCTGGCACGAGGCCTGCATTGTTGGAAACACCGCCAGAATATGTGCCGCAACCGGTCTGGGACGGCAGCCAATTAGGCCAAATGCCCATGCCTAGCTATGAGCCGCAAAACATAGGGATGAGCATGGaaatgcagcagcagcagcaacagcaagaaATGTGGAATCAAACGCCTTGGCATAATGGCGGTAATGGGCGTGGTGGTGTGCCGCCACCACCGCGCCCGCCCTTTCCGTTGCCCTTTGGCAACTTCCCGATGAATGCTAACTATCGTGGCGGCCGCGGTGGGCCTGGCTGGGGAAATTCGCCGCAACAAAATCAATTTCGCAATGAACGATTCCCACGACCACAACGTGGCGGCCCTTACTTCAATCGGGGCGGCCGAGGCGGTGGTATGCGTGGCGGTTTTCGTGGTAAATTTCGCGGCAATCCAGCGTGGATATAA
- the LOC129248401 gene encoding uncharacterized protein LOC129248401, whose amino-acid sequence MLTSEYCNSDFSYYPATLHEYEDQSERSEYNPIKISENMEEFAALYGLEFSSSSPSLSSSSSIESQPDVADCNFDENFANTHDFDYTIESTQRITGISENSKFRSIPKLQNSLKCNQPLSSNDSCAPTTTEKWKNRNVQCRTMDRIGFLSHKPPTQHHFHKMSAMSANTPSCATQEVLRKRRLAANARERRRMNSLNDAFDKLRDVVPSLGNDRRLSKFETLQMAQAYIGDLVKLLTRDY is encoded by the coding sequence atgttGACCAGTGAATATTGCAACTCTGATTTCTCGTATTACCCCGCTACATTGCACGAATATGAGGACCAATCTGAACGAAGTGAATATAATCCAATAAAGATTAGTGAAAATATGGAAGAGTTTGCGGCTTTGTACGGCTTGGAATTCAGCAGCAGTAGTCCCTCGTTGTCATCGTCGTCATCTATAGAAAGTCAACCGGATGTAGCGGATTGCAATTTCGATGAGAATTTTGCAAACACCCACGATTTTGATTACACAATTGAAAGTACGCAACGTATCACTGGCATCAgcgaaaattctaaattccGTTCAATTccaaaattgcaaaattcacTGAAGTGCAATCAACCGCTAAGCAGCAACGATTCTTGCGCACCAACAACGACGGAAAAGTGGAAGAATCGAAACGTACAGTGCAGGACGATGGACAGAATTGGTTTCCTGTCGCATAAGCCACCAACTCAGCACCATTTCCATAAAATGTCTGCCATGTCAGCGAATACGCCCAGCTGTGCCACACAGGAGGTCCTGCGAAAGCGCCGACTTGCCGCTAATGCACGCGAACGGCGCCGCATGAATAGTTTGAATGACGCTTTTGATAAGCTGCGCGATGTAGTGCCATCACTGGGCAATGATCGTCgcctttcgaaatttgaaacgcTGCAAATGGCTCAAGCCTACATTGGGGATTTGGTTAAGCTGCTGACGcgtgattattaa
- the LOC129248060 gene encoding uncharacterized protein LOC129248060 — protein sequence MAATKSLIALILAIAFEVAVACNGYKARIVKMENCAGPNAVITLDENFSVKLNKKCEIVPTGCVMNKAFATANAKMKMQKDGIVLKEGSFDLCAAAEHVPNEAKDMMKLFGAPASCPVPEEKICANEHRVDLSKYKAMLGMAKGNIVIDADITHDTGKSCFHIEMEISKG from the exons ATGGCTGCTACAAAATCTCTAATCGCCTTGATACTAGCGATTGCTTTCGAAGTTGCCGTGGCCTGT AATGGTTACAAGGCTAGAATTgttaaaatggaaaattgtgCTGGACCTAATGCAGTCATCACGCTGGATGAAAATTTTTCCGTGAAACTCAATAAGAAATGTGAAATTGTGCCTACAGGTTGTGTAATGAACAAGGCCTTCGCTACAGCTAATGCCAAGATGAAAATGCAAAAGGATGGCATCGTCTTAAAAGAGGGAAGTTTCGACCTGTGTGCTGCGGCTGAACATGTTCCGAACGAGGCAAAGGATATGATGAAACTCTTCGGCGCACCAGCTAGTTGTCCAGTTCCAGAG GAGAAAATCTGCGCCAACGAGCACCGTGTTGACTTGTCGAAATATAAGGCAATGTTGGGCATGGCCAAAGGCAACATTGTCATCGATGCGGATATAACTCACGATACT ggTAAATCGTGCTTCCACATTGAAATGGAGATTTCGAAGGGCTAA